In one Brassica oleracea var. oleracea cultivar TO1000 chromosome C9, BOL, whole genome shotgun sequence genomic region, the following are encoded:
- the LOC106316318 gene encoding protein DA1-related 3-like: MGWFSCFSPSTKQDDPSEDHYKTAIKILRHEKEDSIVRQKREKDELVAIERATEESLKQLEKEEAERRLQESKEESKREKVDDDDDDQVDTEQNDMNRATEESLKSFEKEEKKRIRLEESKEEGKRKQVEEDKVQIKHSKDEEVNPPSPPMICNGCKSEIKDGLPVNAFGGLWHPQCLCCLYCHKPIAEDEITKRRKFHRPCYREHLCTCCVCQKKIPSTEEGIQFCEHPFWKEKYCPCHEGDGTAKCCSCERLEPKGTNFVMLGDDRWLCLQCMESSVMDTDECIDLHFEIREFFDGLFLTIKKEFSVLLVEKQALNKAEQEEKIVSHHAVVTRGLCLSEVQNVTSVKEGPKMGPNNKLTDMVTETQVVSGCPVTAILIIYGLPRLLTGYILAHEMMHAYLRLNGCNNLNNVLEEGICQVLGHMWLETQRYDPIDVAAASSSSNASKKGEWSEFEKKLVQSMVKGLGKLTIWCQITASRKPSKRFFPAGVEEEEDESAHVRSIPHI; the protein is encoded by the exons ATGGGGTGGTTCTCCTGCTTCAGTC CATCTACTAAACAAGATGATCCATCTGAG GATCATTATAAAACGGCCATCAAAATATTAAGGCATGAAAAAGAAGATAGCATCGTACGTCAGAAAAGAGAAAAAGATGAACTGGTTGCAATAGAGAGAGCAACGGAAGAAAGCTTGAAGCAACTTGAGAAAGAGGAGGCAGAGAGAAGATTACAAGAGTCAAAGGAGGAAAGCAAAAGAGAGAAAGTGGATGACGATGATGATGATCAAGTGGATACCGAACAGAATGACATGAATAGGGCAACGGAAGAAAGCTTGAAGTCATTTGAGAAAGAGGAGAAAAAGAGAATTAGACTAGAAGAGTCAAAGGAGGAAGGCAAAAGAAAGCAAGTGGAGGAGGATAAGGTACAAATCAAGCATTCCAAAGACGAAGAGGTGAATCCTCCCTCCCCTCCAAT GATATGCAATGGTTGCAAATCTGAGATCAAAGATGGATTACCTGTCAATGCCTTTGGTGGTCTATGGCATCCTCAATGTTTATGTTGTCTTTATTGCCACAAACCAATAGCTGAGGACGAG ATTACAAAAAGGAGGAAATTTCACAGACCTTGCTATAGGGAGCACCTTTGTACCTGCTGTGTCTGCCAAAAGAAG ATTCCTTCAACAGAGGAAGGTATACAGTTTTGTGAGCATCCGTTCTGGAAGGAGAAGTACTGTCCGTGTCATGAAGGTGATGGAACAGCCAAGTGCTGTAGCTGTGAAAGATTAGAG CCTAAGGGAACAAACTTTGTGATGCTTGGTGATGATCG GTGGCTATGTCTACAATGTATGGAATCTTCGGTCATGGATACTGATGAATGCATTGATTTGCATTTTGAAATCCGTGAGTTCTTCGACGGTTTATTCTTGACAATTAAGAAAGAGTTTTCTGTTCTTCTGGTTGAGAAACAAGCCCTGAATAAAGCTGAGCAAGAAGAGAAGATT GTCTCTCATCATGCAGTGGTAACAAGAGGTCTTTGCTTGTCCGAAGTGCAAAATGTCACAAGT GTAAAAGAGGGACCAAAGATGGGACCAAACAACAAGCTAACCGACATGGTTACAGAGACTCAAGTGGTGAGTGGATGCCCGGTCACTGCAATTCTCATCATATACGGACTTCCTAGGTTGCTCACAGGATATATCTTGGCTCACGAGATGATGCATGCTTATCTTAGACTCAATG GATGTAATAATCTGAACAACGTACTAGAAGAAGGAATATGCCAAGTGCTAGGGCACATGTGGTTGGAGACTCAGAGATACGACCCTATTGATGTTGCTGCAGCTTCTTCTTCATCAAATGCGTCAAAGAAAGGTGAGTGGTCTGAATTCGAGAAGAAGCTGGTGCAGTCTATGGTGAAGGGTTTAGGAAAGTTAACGATATGGTGTCAAATTACAGCCTCCAGGAAACCCTCAAAGAGATTCTTCCCCGCCGGGGTTGAAGAAGAAGAAGATGAATCAGCTCATGTACGAAGCATACCACATATATAA